A genomic window from Candidatus Ancaeobacter aquaticus includes:
- the trmD gene encoding tRNA (guanosine(37)-N1)-methyltransferase TrmD: protein MERNSEKIKKCKRKETRKVKRARLLIDVLSLFPNMCNGPLHESIIGKALSAGIIDVKLHNIRDYAEGKHKITDDRPYGGGPGMVMKPEPIYNAVSVLRKKKTKVILLTPEGETFCQPCAEELSKETHLIFICGHYEGFDERVKSVVDKEISIGDYVLTNGALAAMVVVDTVARLIPGVVGCEESIKQDSFSDALLDWPHYTRPEVFRGEKVPRVLLSGDHKKIESWRRQQAIKRTVEKENKLNISVKRRNKTI, encoded by the coding sequence ATGGAGAGAAATTCAGAAAAAATCAAAAAGTGTAAAAGAAAAGAAACAAGAAAAGTAAAACGGGCACGATTACTTATTGATGTACTGTCGCTTTTCCCGAATATGTGTAACGGGCCGTTGCATGAAAGTATTATCGGTAAGGCTCTTTCTGCGGGAATCATTGATGTAAAGCTGCATAATATACGGGATTACGCGGAAGGGAAGCATAAAATAACTGATGATAGGCCCTATGGCGGAGGACCGGGAATGGTCATGAAGCCTGAGCCGATTTATAATGCTGTATCGGTGTTGCGTAAGAAAAAAACGAAGGTAATACTTCTTACTCCTGAAGGAGAAACATTTTGCCAGCCTTGCGCTGAAGAACTATCGAAAGAAACACATTTGATTTTTATTTGTGGGCATTATGAAGGATTTGATGAAAGAGTCAAAAGTGTTGTCGATAAAGAGATTTCAATAGGCGATTATGTTTTAACCAATGGAGCTCTTGCGGCAATGGTTGTTGTCGACACGGTCGCACGATTGATTCCCGGCGTTGTTGGGTGCGAAGAATCGATTAAGCAGGATTCGTTCAGTGATGCTCTCTTGGATTGGCCGCATTATACAAGGCCTGAGGTTTTTCGAGGGGAAAAAGTTCCTCGTGTATTGCTTTCGGGAGATCACAAGAAAATTGAGTCGTGGAGACGCCAGCAGGCCATAAAAAGAACCGTGGAAAAGGAAAATAAATTAAATATTTCTGTTAAAAGAAGAAATAAAACTATATAA
- the prmC gene encoding peptide chain release factor N(5)-glutamine methyltransferase, with protein MKECNTIRDLLEIGKASFSENNIQNPRLNIECILEYRLNIKRLDLHLHHDTVVNDGKYLHIQNDIDRRLKHEPLQYIVGSSGFYGLDLVVNKDCFIPRPETEVLVGHILEWCVKHPARDFHICDIGTGSGNIAISLANNIKNAHVSAVDISPETIRVVLKNVEKNCVSGSVQCIVGDVFSWCNDNTCFDIIVSNPPYIRPGEFATLPDEVAAYEPRRALTTKDDDGLEFYKRIIDKGLHYLRAGGLCAFEVGDEAQMRDVEKLFKKNGLYSNITAFKDYNELDRVIVAQKK; from the coding sequence GTGAAAGAATGTAATACAATACGTGATCTTTTAGAGATAGGGAAGGCAAGCTTTTCCGAAAATAATATTCAAAATCCTCGATTGAATATTGAATGTATTTTAGAGTATAGGCTGAACATTAAGAGGTTGGACTTACATCTTCATCACGATACAGTCGTTAATGATGGGAAGTATTTACATATACAAAATGATATAGACAGACGATTAAAGCACGAACCTCTTCAGTACATTGTTGGAAGCAGTGGTTTTTACGGGCTTGATCTTGTTGTTAACAAGGATTGTTTTATTCCCCGGCCGGAAACAGAAGTGCTGGTCGGGCATATTTTAGAGTGGTGTGTAAAACATCCAGCTCGTGATTTCCATATTTGTGATATTGGAACGGGATCCGGCAATATTGCTATTAGCTTGGCAAATAATATTAAAAACGCGCATGTCAGTGCTGTTGATATATCGCCTGAAACGATACGGGTTGTTCTCAAGAATGTTGAAAAAAATTGCGTAAGTGGTAGTGTGCAGTGCATTGTTGGAGATGTATTTAGTTGGTGCAATGATAATACGTGTTTTGATATTATCGTCTCCAATCCGCCATATATACGTCCAGGAGAATTTGCGACACTGCCTGATGAAGTGGCTGCGTATGAGCCCCGCAGAGCATTAACCACAAAAGATGATGATGGGCTTGAGTTTTATAAACGCATAATAGATAAAGGCTTGCACTATTTGCGTGCTGGAGGTTTGTGTGCTTTCGAAGTAGGGGATGAGGCTCAAATGCGAGATGTCGAAAAACTGTTTAAAAAAAATGGATTATATAGTAATATTACTGCTTTCAAGGATTACAATGAACTCGACAGAGTTATTGTTGCCCAGAAGAAATAA
- the rplS gene encoding 50S ribosomal protein L19, with product MDIIKKLDSAFLKKDVPTCKVGDSVKVSVKIIEGEKERTQLFAGTVIAIKGSGINKSFTVRRISFGEGVERVFQFHSPRVEKIEVVKSGRVRRAKLYYIRGKVGKQSKIKEKKKVS from the coding sequence ATGGATATAATAAAAAAATTGGATTCAGCGTTTTTAAAAAAAGATGTACCTACGTGTAAAGTTGGCGATAGCGTTAAGGTATCTGTAAAGATCATTGAAGGTGAAAAAGAACGAACTCAGCTTTTTGCGGGAACGGTTATCGCAATTAAGGGCTCAGGTATTAACAAATCCTTCACGGTAAGAAGAATCTCTTTTGGTGAAGGTGTTGAACGTGTCTTTCAGTTTCATTCTCCACGCGTTGAAAAGATTGAAGTAGTAAAATCAGGTAGAGTGCGAAGAGCAAAATTGTACTATATACGCGGGAAGGTCGGAAAACAATCAAAGATTAAGGAAAAAAAGAAAGTTTCTTAG
- the coaE gene encoding dephospho-CoA kinase (Dephospho-CoA kinase (CoaE) performs the final step in coenzyme A biosynthesis.) — translation MKNKAVIIGLTGGYGAGKSTVSAIMQECGWCIIDADEIARNALIPKTKVYNQIVDHFGVAILANEKTIDRKKLAEIVFNDKRQLEYLNAVVHPIVIRKIKKIIKENLNERNRLPVVISAPLLCEAGMQNMCDFIVVIKIKKEVQVKRCRTSKGESVTGIRKRMAMQMPLAEKLQYADFVIDNNGSKKHTRSQVCALTEEVQCRIYRNKNN, via the coding sequence ATGAAAAATAAGGCTGTAATCATAGGATTGACCGGAGGCTATGGGGCAGGAAAAAGTACTGTCTCAGCGATTATGCAAGAGTGCGGTTGGTGCATTATTGATGCAGATGAAATAGCGCGAAATGCCCTTATTCCTAAAACAAAAGTTTATAACCAAATCGTTGATCATTTTGGGGTAGCAATTCTTGCAAATGAGAAAACGATTGATAGAAAAAAACTTGCTGAAATAGTTTTTAATGATAAAAGACAATTAGAATATCTCAACGCTGTTGTGCATCCTATTGTTATAAGAAAAATAAAAAAGATAATAAAAGAAAATTTAAACGAAAGGAATAGATTGCCTGTAGTGATCAGCGCTCCCTTGCTCTGTGAAGCGGGAATGCAGAATATGTGTGATTTTATTGTTGTGATAAAAATAAAGAAGGAGGTGCAGGTTAAAAGATGTAGAACGTCAAAAGGTGAATCAGTAACTGGTATCAGAAAGAGGATGGCTATGCAGATGCCTCTTGCAGAAAAATTACAGTATGCCGATTTTGTTATCGATAATAACGGATCAAAGAAACATACGCGCAGTCAAGTATGTGCACTCACAGAAGAAGTGCAATGCAGAATATATAGAAATAAAAATAATTAA
- a CDS encoding DUF2079 domain-containing protein, translated as MFRKENIRSFIDKNAFRLVVLCVLIYVVYFSWASIWRYSHFDFESFDLAIGNQVLWNILHGSMECSIRGGNFLGDHFRPIYYLYLPFYMLFPDPRNILVLQSIVLACGAFPVFLIGSLRCGRIFGLLFAGMYLFNPIVGYINLFEFHPEVAVAPLLLFAIYFFYKNQFKAFMCFIVLALCCKENVSFIVFLFGFWVIAAKKSVKWYLGTFLLSAAWFLISFKIIIPFFNKGNYSYFLLYDYLGSSFTEMVRTMVTQPLTVIKVLTLFPNLKYLSNVFIQFGYLSLFSPFVLLPALPIFLQIMLSFARGVPQIYTHYNALLLPFLFTGMIITVDKIVRLTGGAEPHGKRTYVKKILTVYLISIALFTNWYYGPHMNLPKKHALFDDDDMVIVRNKIVSNIPAGAECVATFDLLPVLSSREGLYSFHYIYWGFDQLTQKQFVLPDKVMYAAINFDDTNIFWATFSPVGDSNMRRFFDDGKWKVIEGANSCFLFRKQARSGDYLYSVVNEPSIQYPLIVQLNPRIICMGFDINSTAVIPGNVLTFKTYLGQNNPHLAGAKVVENVNYGMYTQLVDREGTVVLEYKRPICYGVYPNIKWKTDEVVRELNMLYVPLEVPPGTYALKIGTYKSKVISDAMPVKKNIDEVIVKYPPVELTIINVLPKKDNK; from the coding sequence ATGTTTCGTAAAGAAAACATACGATCATTCATAGATAAGAATGCATTCAGATTAGTTGTTCTTTGTGTGCTTATATATGTAGTTTATTTTTCTTGGGCGAGCATTTGGCGGTACAGTCATTTTGATTTTGAGAGTTTTGATCTTGCTATCGGTAACCAGGTTCTCTGGAATATTCTCCATGGATCAATGGAGTGCTCTATAAGAGGTGGGAATTTTCTTGGCGATCATTTTAGGCCGATCTATTATCTGTACCTTCCCTTCTATATGCTTTTTCCTGATCCGCGAAACATATTAGTTTTACAGAGTATTGTGCTTGCATGTGGAGCATTTCCGGTTTTTCTTATAGGTTCATTAAGATGCGGGCGGATCTTTGGCCTTCTTTTTGCCGGCATGTATCTTTTTAACCCAATAGTTGGATATATAAATCTATTTGAATTCCACCCTGAGGTTGCGGTAGCGCCACTGCTTTTGTTTGCAATATATTTCTTTTATAAAAACCAGTTTAAAGCATTCATGTGCTTTATTGTTCTTGCCCTATGCTGCAAAGAAAATGTGTCTTTTATTGTTTTTCTATTCGGTTTCTGGGTTATTGCGGCAAAGAAAAGTGTTAAATGGTATCTCGGGACATTTCTATTGAGTGCGGCGTGGTTTTTGATAAGCTTTAAAATAATAATCCCATTTTTTAATAAGGGTAATTATTCATATTTCTTGCTGTATGATTATTTGGGATCATCGTTTACTGAGATGGTCCGCACTATGGTTACTCAGCCTTTAACGGTGATCAAGGTACTAACTTTATTCCCAAACCTCAAGTATCTATCAAATGTGTTTATACAGTTTGGCTACTTATCTCTTTTTTCACCTTTTGTATTGCTCCCGGCGTTACCCATATTTCTTCAGATAATGCTTTCTTTTGCCCGTGGGGTGCCGCAGATCTATACACATTATAATGCACTCTTGCTTCCCTTTTTATTTACAGGAATGATAATCACGGTGGATAAGATCGTACGGTTAACAGGGGGTGCTGAACCTCACGGTAAAAGAACATATGTAAAAAAAATCCTGACTGTGTATCTTATCTCGATTGCTCTTTTTACTAACTGGTATTATGGACCCCATATGAATCTACCAAAAAAACACGCATTATTTGATGATGACGATATGGTGATAGTGAGAAACAAGATTGTTTCGAATATACCAGCCGGTGCTGAGTGTGTTGCTACGTTTGATTTATTGCCTGTGCTATCATCTAGAGAGGGACTGTATTCGTTTCATTATATTTATTGGGGTTTTGACCAGTTAACGCAAAAACAATTTGTTTTACCGGACAAGGTGATGTATGCGGCAATAAATTTTGATGATACAAATATTTTTTGGGCTACTTTTTCACCGGTTGGGGATAGCAACATGCGCCGGTTTTTTGATGATGGCAAATGGAAAGTGATCGAAGGGGCTAATTCGTGTTTTCTCTTTAGGAAACAGGCGCGAAGTGGTGATTATCTCTACAGTGTCGTTAATGAGCCGTCAATACAGTATCCGCTTATTGTTCAGTTAAATCCGAGGATAATATGTATGGGCTTTGATATTAATAGTACTGCCGTCATCCCTGGTAATGTGCTCACGTTTAAAACATATCTTGGTCAAAACAATCCGCATCTTGCAGGGGCCAAGGTTGTGGAGAATGTGAACTATGGGATGTATACCCAGCTAGTTGATCGTGAAGGTACTGTTGTTTTAGAGTATAAAAGACCGATTTGTTATGGTGTGTACCCGAATATTAAGTGGAAAACTGATGAGGTTGTGCGAGAGCTTAATATGCTCTATGTTCCCTTAGAGGTGCCTCCGGGTACGTATGCCTTAAAGATAGGCACATATAAGTCTAAGGTCATTTCTGATGCAATGCCGGTGAAAAAAAACATTGATGAAGTAATAGTGAAGTATCCACCGGTAGAATTGACAATAATTAATGTATTACCGAAAAAAGACAACAAATAA
- the rpmE gene encoding 50S ribosomal protein L31 — MKKKIHPKYFDTTISCACGEVVQTRSTVEGIHVGICSKCHPFFTGQQKFVDTAGRVERYNKRYGVK; from the coding sequence ATGAAAAAGAAGATTCATCCAAAATACTTTGATACAACTATTTCCTGCGCGTGCGGGGAGGTTGTTCAAACCAGGTCAACTGTAGAGGGTATTCACGTAGGAATATGCTCTAAGTGCCATCCGTTCTTTACTGGACAACAAAAATTTGTTGATACTGCTGGTCGTGTTGAAAGATACAATAAACGTTATGGTGTTAAGTAA
- the rpsP gene encoding 30S ribosomal protein S16 has protein sequence MAVVIRLRRLGCNKKPTYRLVVCDSRKPRQGSFLEKVGLYEPLKEKDTINFDKERIIHWLGVGAQPSENVKPLLRKCGILAEWREIQKKSKSVKEKKQEK, from the coding sequence ATGGCAGTAGTAATAAGACTAAGAAGGCTGGGGTGCAATAAGAAGCCTACATACAGACTTGTTGTGTGTGATTCTCGTAAACCTCGTCAGGGTTCGTTTCTTGAAAAAGTCGGGTTATATGAGCCGCTGAAAGAAAAAGATACGATTAATTTTGATAAAGAAAGAATTATACATTGGCTTGGTGTTGGGGCTCAACCATCAGAGAATGTGAAGCCATTGTTAAGAAAGTGTGGTATTCTGGCTGAATGGAGAGAAATTCAGAAAAAATCAAAAAGTGTAAAAGAAAAGAAACAAGAAAAGTAA
- the murA gene encoding UDP-N-acetylglucosamine 1-carboxyvinyltransferase, translating to MDKIIVRGGKRLKGTVTISGSKNASLPILAATILGDTPSLIKNVPSLSDISTMVQILEFLGARVTYPGEGQILVDPSGLNHFVAPYDLVRKMRASICVLGPLLGRFNKAKISMPGGCVIGTRPIDLHLKGIKELNVKAEVSSGYVMVKTTGLKGADVFLGGRFGSSVLATANIMMAAVKAKGTTIIESAACEPELVDLAEFLKKMGAHIEGVGSHRIKIKGVKKLNGARHSVIPDRIEAGTYMLASAITQGDVCIRGARVDHLHAVIDKLKEAGVSVQKSAKDIRVTANRELKVVDVITLPYPGFPTDLQAQMMALMTVTNGISVITEKIYPERYMHVPELNRMAANVAIEGASAIIKGVPLLSGAPVMASDLRASAALVLAGLVAKGETEIHRVYHIDRGYEGIEKKLSRLGAHIKRVE from the coding sequence ATGGATAAAATAATTGTACGTGGCGGTAAAAGGCTAAAAGGGACAGTAACGATCAGTGGATCAAAAAATGCGTCGCTTCCCATTTTGGCTGCTACTATTTTAGGTGACACGCCATCGCTTATTAAGAATGTGCCGTCATTGTCAGATATCAGCACTATGGTGCAGATATTAGAATTTTTGGGAGCACGGGTAACCTATCCGGGCGAAGGGCAGATTTTGGTCGATCCTTCCGGGTTGAATCATTTTGTTGCCCCATATGATCTTGTTCGTAAAATGAGGGCTTCTATATGTGTTTTAGGTCCACTACTAGGAAGATTTAATAAGGCGAAGATATCGATGCCCGGAGGATGTGTTATTGGTACTCGTCCGATTGATCTACATTTAAAAGGCATCAAGGAACTGAATGTAAAAGCTGAAGTTTCTAGCGGCTATGTAATGGTTAAAACAACAGGACTCAAGGGTGCAGATGTCTTCTTGGGTGGTCGGTTTGGTTCAAGCGTGCTTGCAACGGCAAATATTATGATGGCGGCAGTGAAAGCAAAAGGAACGACCATTATCGAAAGTGCAGCATGTGAACCTGAGCTCGTTGATCTAGCAGAATTTCTAAAGAAAATGGGAGCTCATATTGAAGGTGTGGGATCTCATAGGATAAAGATAAAAGGTGTAAAAAAGTTAAACGGTGCTCGTCATAGTGTTATTCCTGATAGAATTGAAGCGGGAACGTATATGCTGGCATCTGCGATCACACAAGGTGATGTTTGCATACGCGGCGCACGTGTTGATCATTTACATGCGGTTATCGACAAATTAAAAGAGGCAGGAGTATCAGTACAGAAGTCAGCGAAAGATATCCGTGTCACGGCAAATCGGGAACTTAAAGTGGTTGATGTCATTACATTGCCCTATCCTGGTTTTCCTACTGATTTGCAGGCGCAGATGATGGCGCTCATGACAGTAACAAATGGAATCAGCGTCATTACTGAGAAAATATATCCTGAACGATATATGCATGTGCCCGAATTAAATCGAATGGCTGCAAACGTAGCTATTGAAGGGGCAAGCGCGATTATTAAGGGGGTACCTTTACTTTCCGGAGCACCGGTTATGGCATCAGATTTACGGGCATCTGCCGCATTGGTTTTAGCAGGGCTTGTTGCCAAAGGTGAGACGGAGATCCACCGTGTATACCACATTGATCGTGGATATGAGGGTATTGAAAAAAAGCTTAGTAGATTAGGTGCACATATTAAAAGAGTAGAATAG
- the rho gene encoding transcription termination factor Rho, producing MNVTQLQNKRMTDLAKMAKELGIEYISSKKKHDLIFEILKVNALKNGLMYGEGVLEVLPDGFGFLRSPNYNYLPCPEDIYVSPSQIRKFSLKTGDTVSGEIRPPKDKERYFALLKVQGINFQDTEKAKDIILFENLTPLYPDERYVLETKGDDPSMRIMDLLTPVGKGQRGLIVAPPRTGKTMLLQKIANSVAVNTPTAKLIVLLIDERPEEVTDMERSVRGEVISSTFDEPPERHVQVAEMVIEKAKRLVETGVDVIILLDSLTRLARAYNTVQPHSGKILSGGVDSNALHKPKRFFGAARNIEEGGSLTIMATALIDTGSRMDEVIFEEFKGTGNMELNLDRRLVDKRIFPAIDMLRSGTRKEELLLGSDDLNKIWLLRKALSSMNPVEAMELIVEKVRKTKSNADFLKSMNF from the coding sequence ATCAATGTTACACAGCTCCAGAATAAAAGGATGACTGATCTTGCCAAAATGGCAAAAGAGCTTGGGATCGAATATATAAGCAGTAAGAAAAAACATGATCTTATTTTTGAGATTCTTAAAGTAAATGCATTGAAGAATGGGCTTATGTATGGCGAAGGTGTATTAGAGGTCCTTCCGGATGGATTTGGTTTTTTAAGATCTCCAAATTATAATTATCTTCCTTGCCCGGAAGATATATATGTAAGTCCATCACAAATAAGGAAATTTAGTCTCAAAACAGGAGATACCGTAAGCGGAGAGATTCGGCCGCCGAAAGATAAAGAACGATATTTTGCTCTCTTAAAAGTACAGGGGATCAATTTTCAGGATACAGAAAAAGCAAAAGACATTATCTTGTTTGAGAATTTAACGCCACTGTATCCAGATGAACGCTATGTGCTTGAAACTAAAGGTGATGATCCGTCGATGCGCATAATGGATCTATTGACACCGGTTGGTAAAGGCCAGAGGGGACTTATTGTTGCTCCGCCGCGAACCGGAAAAACAATGCTTTTGCAAAAGATTGCTAACAGCGTTGCGGTAAACACACCGACTGCTAAGTTAATAGTACTTTTAATTGACGAGCGTCCGGAAGAAGTTACCGATATGGAGCGGTCTGTGCGCGGCGAAGTTATAAGCTCAACGTTTGATGAGCCGCCTGAAAGACACGTTCAGGTTGCTGAAATGGTGATTGAAAAAGCAAAGCGTTTAGTTGAAACTGGTGTTGATGTAATTATTTTACTCGATAGCTTGACGCGTTTAGCGCGCGCGTACAATACCGTGCAGCCTCATAGCGGTAAAATATTATCAGGTGGTGTTGACTCTAATGCGTTACATAAACCAAAGAGATTTTTTGGTGCAGCACGAAATATTGAAGAAGGTGGAAGCTTAACCATCATGGCTACAGCACTTATTGATACAGGCAGCAGAATGGATGAAGTGATATTCGAGGAGTTTAAAGGAACGGGAAATATGGAGCTCAACCTTGATAGACGACTTGTTGATAAGAGAATATTCCCCGCGATAGATATGTTGAGATCAGGGACACGTAAAGAAGAGCTTCTCTTAGGAAGTGATGATTTGAATAAAATATGGCTGTTAAGAAAAGCATTAAGCTCAATGAATCCGGTTGAAGCAATGGAACTTATTGTTGAGAAAGTTCGTAAAACCAAGTCAAATGCTGATTTTCTTAAGTCTATGAATTTCTAG
- the prfA gene encoding peptide chain release factor 1 yields MLQKLKHCQSRLEELEKLLSDPAIIAHNSNYKEYSKEHSQLQIVVQKYHEYDILLKETQANEDLLKEEQADQEFLSLVRAENDNLAERRIIIEQELQVLLIPKDKNDDKNIIVEIRAGTGGEEAALFAAELFRMYSKYAEKHGLKVETLDTNMTGLKGVKEVIFSLSGNDVYRKFKYESGTHRVQRVPVTEAGGRIHTSAITVAVLPEIDAIDVDISPNDLRVDVFRASGPGGQSVNTTDSAVRITHLPTGIVVQCQDEKSQHKNKDKAMRVLRARIYDKLTQEEHAKLSKNRKEQVGSGDRSEKIRTYNYPQSRVTDHRAGVTLHNLSEFLEGEIDEMITALINKDIETKLKHIES; encoded by the coding sequence ATGCTTCAGAAACTAAAACATTGTCAGTCGCGGTTAGAAGAGCTGGAAAAATTATTAAGCGATCCGGCCATTATCGCACATAATAGTAATTACAAGGAATACTCCAAAGAACATTCTCAGCTGCAAATAGTTGTTCAGAAATATCATGAATATGATATTTTATTGAAAGAAACGCAGGCAAATGAAGATTTATTGAAGGAAGAACAAGCCGATCAGGAATTCTTATCTTTGGTAAGAGCTGAAAACGATAATCTAGCCGAGAGACGGATAATTATTGAACAAGAGTTACAGGTTTTACTCATACCAAAAGATAAAAATGACGATAAAAATATTATTGTTGAAATCAGAGCGGGAACCGGTGGAGAAGAAGCGGCACTTTTTGCAGCGGAGCTTTTTAGGATGTATTCTAAATATGCCGAGAAACATGGTTTAAAAGTTGAAACTTTGGATACAAATATGACGGGTCTTAAAGGTGTTAAAGAAGTGATATTTTCGTTATCGGGAAATGATGTGTACAGAAAATTTAAGTATGAGAGCGGCACGCATAGGGTTCAACGTGTACCTGTCACAGAAGCTGGCGGAAGAATACATACCTCAGCAATCACGGTAGCGGTACTCCCTGAAATAGATGCGATAGATGTAGATATTAGCCCGAATGATTTGAGAGTTGATGTATTTAGAGCTTCCGGACCGGGCGGGCAGAGTGTTAACACGACTGATTCAGCTGTGAGAATAACACATTTACCTACGGGTATTGTTGTCCAGTGTCAGGATGAGAAATCACAGCATAAAAACAAGGATAAAGCGATGCGTGTTTTAAGGGCGCGTATTTACGATAAGTTAACACAAGAAGAACATGCAAAACTATCAAAAAACAGAAAAGAGCAGGTTGGGTCAGGGGATAGGAGCGAGAAAATAAGAACATATAACTATCCGCAGAGCCGTGTTACTGATCATCGTGCCGGAGTTACCTTGCACAATTTGAGTGAATTTCTTGAAGGTGAAATAGACGAGATGATTACTGCATTAATAAATAAAGACATTGAAACAAAGTTAAAACATATAGAATCATAG